One segment of Candidatus Dormiibacterota bacterium DNA contains the following:
- a CDS encoding glycosyltransferase produces the protein MDEAHVSVSIIVTSFNYATYLPRALESAMHQSVPGMEIVVVDNASEDDSWRIIEHAAARDARIRAFRNERNLGMIGNHVRALEHARGKRVLFLSADDYLLPGHVARLVSAHREHPEIDYIFTSYVKVDERERFVQFFGHPGHLRSSYFGGRNEFADLLTYDCYMCFPTTLFRREELLEHGGFRTELTAGDLDTYLRLASRGSRFAFLDTAGVAVRLHALEITGEERYVATGRQLLDHIFLLEQYLNDANEPLVTGRERGIARLLEAKINNLRAYPKVAAEILPDAQPRIEDVVARLNRARTQPRSRPKTLKAAISVVLVCGNQTQQALDAIDMVAAQRYENLELVLVSGSPEDTLPLLLDRARSLNVKALHSARPLSEAARHNDGLRLTSGEIVAYLAPHVRWPDGHLDRISKLIAEQPVDVLIVPGDLIVERRNTNASELTEIAHFKGFAGTPVAPTTIHVGEGIPLHAVAHRRILLDTIGVFEERLPVLADIDFVQRLLATGRIAVDDRLPIHIHRRWDESHPAFDDPNAYIATLQALYRARPADAPLAALREAHIARVHADLVRAAKLRTPGSALAFAFTARGPLPEKSREPRKRQRVLVIDDRVPYNALGRGYPRARKIVEDLRDAGHDVTFYPMLSLYDEPPLAGGIDGVEILYGRGRELLAATLSEMLPEIDTLWVSRPHNMADVKAALGPLPPTRSWACIYDAEAVYAVREAAEAALSAAPLEPNEYARKLEHELSLTDGCDAVVAVSAGERELIAQRFSGPIEVLSFSIAPAPTPKPFSERGGLLFVGAIEAGSPNEDALLWFTDNVAAEVELELGTRTRHAGVVVSPQLAERRSSIDFLGVVPDLREVYGNARIFIAPTRFAAGLPQKVYEAAANGLPVIGTTLLARQLGWENERDMLVADSAPEWIAAVRRLNGDATLWQSLREGALERVRREVDPTVFKERTLDLLRRTSLARLASGGASIAQTRMLGN, from the coding sequence ATGGACGAGGCGCACGTATCCGTCAGCATCATCGTTACGTCGTTCAACTATGCGACGTACCTTCCGCGCGCCCTCGAGAGCGCGATGCATCAATCGGTCCCGGGTATGGAAATCGTCGTCGTCGATAATGCATCGGAGGACGACTCGTGGCGGATCATCGAGCATGCTGCGGCTCGCGACGCCCGCATCCGCGCGTTTCGAAATGAGCGCAATCTCGGCATGATCGGAAATCACGTTCGCGCATTGGAACACGCTCGCGGCAAACGCGTGCTCTTTCTCTCGGCCGACGATTATCTGTTGCCCGGCCACGTCGCGCGCCTGGTTTCCGCCCACCGGGAGCACCCCGAGATCGACTACATTTTCACGTCCTACGTGAAAGTCGACGAGCGCGAACGCTTCGTGCAGTTTTTTGGCCACCCCGGCCACTTACGAAGCTCGTATTTTGGTGGCCGCAACGAATTTGCCGACTTGCTCACCTACGACTGCTACATGTGTTTTCCGACGACGCTGTTTCGACGCGAAGAATTGCTGGAGCATGGCGGATTTCGTACCGAGCTCACGGCCGGCGACCTCGACACGTACCTGAGGCTTGCGTCTCGCGGCTCCCGTTTTGCGTTCCTCGATACCGCCGGCGTGGCCGTTCGGCTCCACGCCTTAGAAATCACGGGGGAGGAACGCTACGTCGCCACGGGACGACAGCTGCTCGATCACATCTTTTTGCTCGAACAATATCTGAACGACGCTAACGAACCGCTCGTCACGGGACGAGAACGAGGAATCGCGCGATTACTGGAGGCCAAGATCAATAACCTCCGGGCCTACCCCAAGGTCGCAGCGGAGATCCTCCCCGATGCCCAGCCGCGCATCGAAGATGTCGTGGCGCGGCTCAATCGCGCGCGTACCCAGCCGCGCTCTCGCCCGAAGACACTCAAGGCCGCAATAAGTGTCGTACTCGTGTGCGGGAACCAGACGCAGCAAGCGCTGGACGCCATCGACATGGTCGCAGCCCAACGGTATGAGAATCTTGAGTTAGTTCTCGTCTCGGGCTCACCCGAGGATACCCTCCCGCTCTTACTCGATCGAGCGCGCTCGCTAAACGTAAAGGCACTTCATAGCGCGCGTCCGTTGAGCGAAGCGGCCCGGCATAACGACGGCCTCCGTTTGACAAGCGGCGAAATCGTCGCGTATCTCGCGCCTCACGTACGCTGGCCCGACGGCCATTTAGATCGGATCTCAAAGCTCATCGCCGAGCAACCGGTGGACGTGCTGATCGTTCCCGGGGATCTCATCGTCGAGCGCCGCAATACCAACGCGTCGGAATTGACGGAAATAGCCCATTTTAAGGGGTTCGCGGGTACGCCGGTAGCGCCGACCACCATTCATGTCGGAGAGGGTATCCCGTTACACGCCGTCGCCCATCGCCGCATTCTGCTCGATACGATCGGTGTATTCGAAGAGCGCCTGCCGGTGCTCGCCGATATCGACTTCGTGCAGCGGCTCCTAGCCACGGGACGAATCGCCGTGGACGATCGGCTCCCGATCCACATTCACCGTCGGTGGGATGAATCGCATCCGGCATTCGACGATCCGAACGCCTACATCGCGACGCTACAAGCCCTTTATCGCGCGCGCCCCGCAGATGCGCCCCTCGCGGCGCTCAGGGAGGCGCATATTGCTCGCGTGCATGCCGATCTCGTACGAGCGGCCAAGTTGCGAACCCCCGGTTCCGCCTTGGCTTTTGCTTTTACCGCACGCGGCCCGTTACCGGAAAAGAGCCGCGAACCGCGGAAACGCCAAAGAGTGCTCGTTATCGACGATCGGGTGCCGTACAACGCACTCGGCCGCGGTTACCCGCGCGCGCGAAAAATCGTAGAAGATCTGCGCGATGCGGGACATGACGTAACGTTCTACCCGATGCTTTCGTTGTACGACGAGCCACCACTTGCGGGCGGAATCGACGGCGTCGAAATACTCTATGGACGCGGTAGAGAGCTTTTGGCGGCCACCCTCTCCGAGATGTTGCCCGAGATCGACACTCTCTGGGTAAGCCGGCCGCATAATATGGCCGACGTGAAAGCCGCCCTCGGGCCGCTCCCACCCACGCGTTCCTGGGCGTGCATCTACGACGCGGAGGCCGTCTACGCCGTTCGCGAGGCTGCAGAGGCGGCCTTAAGCGCCGCTCCACTGGAACCCAACGAATACGCGAGAAAACTCGAGCACGAACTCTCGCTAACCGACGGTTGCGATGCCGTGGTGGCCGTTTCCGCGGGCGAACGCGAGCTTATCGCCCAGCGTTTTTCGGGGCCTATCGAAGTGCTGTCGTTTTCGATCGCGCCGGCTCCAACGCCGAAGCCGTTTTCGGAGCGCGGCGGTTTGCTGTTCGTGGGCGCGATTGAAGCCGGGAGTCCGAATGAGGACGCGCTGTTGTGGTTCACCGATAACGTCGCTGCCGAGGTGGAACTGGAGCTTGGAACGCGCACGCGTCACGCCGGTGTGGTCGTTTCACCGCAGCTTGCCGAGCGTCGATCCAGCATCGACTTCCTCGGGGTCGTGCCCGATCTGCGAGAGGTGTACGGAAACGCGCGAATATTTATCGCGCCGACCCGCTTTGCCGCCGGCCTGCCGCAGAAAGTCTATGAAGCGGCCGCCAATGGCCTGCCCGTCATCGGGACGACGCTGCTTGCGAGGCAATTGGGCTGGGAAAACGAGCGCGACATGCTCGTTGCCGATTCCGCCCCGGAATGGATCGCAGCCGTGCGTCGTCTAAACGGCGACGCTACGCTCTGGCAATCACTCCGCGAAGGGGCGCTCGAGCGCGTACGCCGGGAGGTCGATCCGACCGTCTTCAAGGAGCGCACGCTCGATCTCTTACGCCGAACGTCTCTCGCACGCCTCGCCTCCGGCGGGGCATCAATCGCTCAAACGAGAATGCTCGGCAATTGA
- a CDS encoding flagellar export chaperone FliS — protein MKNLSAEQKYLETSIATASKEDLIVKIFDVLIIAAQQGHERLVGDRNDIEGIHNALLRAQRACCLLMGSLNMEIGGELSKNLFRVYEFWHHELVMANMQKDPVRVERLIPDFKDYRQTWNTAVAQFKAMQRASASGESASFASVG, from the coding sequence GTGAAGAATCTTTCAGCCGAACAGAAATATCTAGAGACGTCGATAGCGACCGCGTCAAAAGAAGACCTTATCGTCAAGATTTTCGACGTGTTGATCATCGCTGCGCAACAGGGGCACGAGCGTCTCGTGGGCGATCGCAACGACATCGAGGGCATTCACAACGCGTTGCTTCGCGCGCAGCGGGCTTGCTGTTTACTCATGGGCTCGCTCAATATGGAAATCGGCGGAGAGCTTTCAAAAAATCTGTTCCGCGTGTACGAATTCTGGCACCACGAACTCGTCATGGCGAACATGCAGAAGGACCCGGTACGCGTCGAGCGGCTCATTCCCGATTTTAAGGACTATCGCCAAACCTGGAATACGGCCGTCGCGCAGTTTAAAGCGATGCAGCGCGCTTCCGCCTCGGGTGAGTCGGCGAGTTTTGCCAGCGTCGGATAG
- the rfbG gene encoding CDP-glucose 4,6-dehydratase, which produces MIGVTIDAQFWRGRRVLITGHTGFKGAWLSAVLLEAGARVTGFALEPATEPNLFTLLGLEREIDSHVGDVRDLEALRRVVRTAEPEYLFHLAAQALVADGYADPVGTYATNVMGTVNVLEAVRAIDPLRAAVVVSSDKCYENREWVWGYREIERMGGNDPYSSSKGAAELVVHAYRRSFFSSGPAIASARAGNVIGGGDWSKKRLVPDVVRAVLRGSELELRNPTAVRPWQHVLEPLSGYLLLARRAAEDPRAFAEAWNFGPAGMQQITVAEMAARLLTEMGSHTKVKVVDRHEPHEAHLLLLDSAKSRDRLGWRNRMSDEQAIRRTAEWYREWDEGADVRDLTLRQIREYFDA; this is translated from the coding sequence ATGATCGGCGTGACCATAGACGCGCAGTTTTGGCGGGGCCGACGTGTACTGATAACTGGGCACACGGGCTTTAAGGGGGCTTGGTTAAGCGCCGTTCTATTGGAGGCGGGGGCGCGCGTCACCGGCTTTGCGTTGGAGCCGGCAACGGAGCCGAATCTTTTTACGCTGCTTGGGCTGGAACGAGAAATCGATTCTCACGTTGGGGACGTTCGAGACCTTGAGGCTTTACGTAGGGTCGTCCGCACCGCGGAGCCGGAATACCTATTTCATCTCGCGGCACAAGCATTGGTGGCCGACGGTTATGCGGATCCGGTGGGGACCTACGCAACGAACGTCATGGGAACCGTCAATGTGCTCGAAGCCGTCAGGGCGATCGATCCGTTGCGCGCGGCGGTGGTGGTCAGTAGCGATAAGTGCTACGAGAACCGCGAATGGGTTTGGGGCTATCGCGAAATCGAACGCATGGGCGGAAACGACCCCTACAGCAGCAGCAAGGGCGCCGCGGAACTGGTCGTTCACGCGTACCGTCGTTCGTTTTTTTCGTCGGGGCCTGCGATCGCCTCGGCTCGCGCCGGTAACGTGATCGGCGGCGGCGATTGGTCGAAAAAGCGCCTGGTCCCCGATGTCGTAAGGGCGGTCCTGCGCGGCAGCGAGCTTGAATTGAGAAATCCAACCGCGGTTCGGCCATGGCAGCATGTCTTAGAACCGCTCTCGGGATACCTACTACTTGCTAGGCGCGCGGCCGAGGATCCTCGGGCTTTTGCGGAGGCTTGGAATTTCGGGCCCGCGGGGATGCAGCAGATAACCGTTGCAGAGATGGCCGCGCGGCTCTTAACGGAAATGGGCTCTCATACAAAGGTGAAGGTTGTCGATCGCCACGAGCCGCACGAGGCGCATCTTTTGTTGCTGGACTCCGCCAAGTCGCGAGACCGGCTGGGCTGGCGCAATCGGATGAGCGACGAGCAGGCAATCCGCCGAACTGCCGAATGGTATCGCGAATGGGATGAGGGGGCCGATGTGCGGGACCTGACGCTCCGGCAGATTCGGGAGTACTTCGACGCATGA
- a CDS encoding AAA family ATPase, whose amino-acid sequence MAHYYRFFGLERDPFLDTADPYFYCELGALRKAKERLTESVDASRGLTVVIGEPGTGKTSLSGALEQDLLADDRVVLGKILDPTFATETEFLIGIGRVFGLALPPRSSAALKNALKNFFFETAILEKRTLVLAIDEAQNLSDENLEALRLLLNYHVPQRKLLNILLFGQSELEARIHAKGNFADRVDSWIRLARLDETMAGAVLDFRLSRAGLSPGQAVFSPDARALLLDGAQGLPRRLTMLGHLSMQEAADRASTLVAEDHVRTALISRGIEILPQPIPPAAFEITAPAVNAPRSGFLSRLFPRRAEK is encoded by the coding sequence ATGGCGCATTACTACCGGTTCTTTGGGCTTGAACGCGACCCGTTCTTAGACACCGCGGATCCCTATTTTTATTGCGAACTGGGCGCCTTGCGTAAGGCCAAGGAACGCCTCACGGAGTCGGTCGATGCTTCGCGCGGGCTCACCGTGGTCATCGGGGAGCCCGGAACCGGCAAGACCAGCTTGAGCGGGGCACTCGAGCAAGATCTGCTTGCCGACGATCGCGTCGTCCTCGGGAAGATCCTCGACCCGACCTTCGCCACCGAAACCGAATTCCTCATCGGCATCGGGCGCGTGTTCGGGCTAGCGCTTCCGCCGCGGTCCAGCGCGGCGCTCAAGAACGCCCTAAAGAACTTCTTCTTCGAAACGGCCATCCTGGAGAAGCGGACGCTGGTCCTGGCGATCGACGAAGCGCAAAATTTGAGCGACGAGAACCTCGAAGCTTTGCGGTTGCTCCTGAATTACCATGTGCCGCAACGCAAGCTATTGAACATCTTGCTGTTCGGGCAGAGCGAGCTTGAGGCGCGCATTCACGCCAAAGGGAACTTTGCCGATCGCGTGGATAGTTGGATTCGCCTGGCTCGGCTCGACGAAACGATGGCCGGCGCGGTCCTGGATTTTCGGCTCTCCAGAGCCGGGTTATCGCCCGGGCAGGCGGTCTTCAGCCCGGACGCCCGCGCGTTGCTTCTCGATGGAGCGCAAGGCCTTCCGCGCCGGCTTACGATGCTGGGCCATCTCTCGATGCAAGAAGCCGCCGACCGCGCCAGCACGCTGGTCGCGGAGGATCACGTCCGCACCGCTCTCATTTCGCGCGGCATCGAAATCCTACCGCAACCGATCCCTCCAGCGGCGTTTGAAATCACGGCACCGGCCGTGAATGCGCCCCGCTCGGGCTTCCTGAGCCGCCTCTTCCCGCGGCGCGCGGAGAAATGA
- the fliD gene encoding flagellar filament capping protein FliD, with translation MSSSSVPGTNVAPITFPGIVSGIDYNSIITKLTSLTLAPTNALNAQLATLNNANLELIKINNMLESVQNAIANLSNPSLYSSYDATSSNTALATAKGIAGQVATPGTYVIESASVATSTVITNSTSVGHKETDLITSGTYAGLASDTVPLVDSYAAVQPNNGTSSTGQGQITVDGVQIQYNVNSQSIDQIFTNINNAVHSAGVDASFNIGFQSGTDVVAVTGTQPITLGSASDTGNLLSVLKLDQAQNNTTSVTGTSGVGGLSETASLDTGNDANLITPISSGTFTINGVQLSVDATGDNIASVLAKINASSAGVTASYDAATNHIALVNNATGTQSIVLGSSSDTSNFLSAVGLTTGSGATTAVGKQSVLTIQNASGVLSTVYSGSNAITTAIPGIEIDLTSAISSPVSITVAKDTTNLVNALNTFVSAYNAAIGEINSASAPPIVSAVQPGTLSTGSSQSFGGGVLYGNSDVQSLRYQLTNIVGGMFGGASDAGYNSLAKIGLTLDDSFSTVTTGNNGQLSNGGTASPGSTSGGTIQNTTYQGTDGQLQPLNTTTLLAALQANPNAVSDVLNGANGLTQQLGTYLTGVTGAPTLLNSGPAGNIPTVSLLQNFENNNTNTIQDLQQQIKQITSNANQQANNLRSQFVASETLISGLQSEQQQLAAALGFTVSSSSSSS, from the coding sequence GTGTCTTCAAGTTCGGTCCCTGGGACCAACGTCGCCCCGATTACGTTCCCGGGAATCGTTTCGGGTATCGATTACAACTCGATCATCACCAAGCTGACCTCGCTCACGCTTGCGCCGACGAATGCGCTAAACGCGCAACTCGCGACACTCAATAACGCGAATCTCGAGTTGATCAAGATCAACAACATGCTCGAGTCGGTGCAGAATGCGATAGCCAACCTCTCCAATCCATCGCTGTATAGTTCGTACGATGCCACGTCGAGCAATACGGCATTAGCGACGGCCAAGGGCATTGCGGGCCAAGTTGCGACCCCTGGTACCTATGTGATCGAGAGCGCAAGCGTCGCCACCTCGACGGTCATTACGAATTCGACGTCGGTCGGGCACAAAGAAACGGATCTTATTACATCAGGTACGTATGCCGGCCTGGCGTCTGACACGGTTCCTCTCGTGGACTCGTACGCGGCGGTTCAACCGAATAACGGCACCTCCTCGACCGGCCAGGGTCAAATCACTGTCGATGGAGTTCAAATACAGTATAACGTCAACTCTCAGTCGATTGATCAAATATTCACCAACATCAACAACGCGGTACACTCCGCCGGTGTCGACGCCAGTTTCAATATTGGATTCCAGTCCGGCACCGACGTGGTCGCGGTTACCGGCACTCAGCCGATTACACTCGGTAGCGCTTCCGATACCGGAAACCTGTTAAGTGTTTTAAAGCTCGATCAAGCGCAGAATAATACGACGAGCGTTACGGGAACCTCGGGCGTCGGAGGCTTGAGTGAAACCGCGTCACTCGATACCGGCAATGACGCCAACCTTATCACACCGATTAGCTCCGGCACCTTTACGATCAACGGCGTGCAACTTTCGGTGGACGCTACCGGCGACAATATCGCGTCCGTTCTCGCAAAGATCAACGCGAGCAGTGCCGGCGTCACCGCATCATACGACGCCGCTACCAATCATATTGCGCTGGTGAACAATGCGACCGGAACGCAGAGCATCGTCCTGGGCTCGAGTAGCGATACGAGTAATTTTCTTTCTGCCGTCGGTCTGACTACGGGAAGTGGCGCCACAACTGCGGTCGGGAAGCAATCCGTTTTAACCATACAGAACGCCAGTGGCGTACTTTCGACGGTATATAGCGGGTCTAATGCCATAACAACGGCGATTCCCGGGATAGAAATCGATCTAACCAGCGCCATTAGCTCGCCGGTATCGATTACGGTTGCTAAGGATACGACCAATCTCGTTAACGCACTGAACACCTTTGTGTCGGCATATAATGCGGCCATCGGTGAAATCAACAGCGCGTCGGCGCCGCCGATCGTCTCCGCAGTGCAGCCGGGGACTCTCTCTACCGGCAGTTCGCAAAGTTTCGGTGGTGGCGTGTTGTACGGTAACTCCGACGTGCAGTCGCTACGCTATCAACTCACCAATATCGTGGGCGGCATGTTTGGCGGTGCATCGGATGCAGGGTACAATTCGCTCGCAAAAATCGGCTTAACGCTAGACGATAGTTTCTCCACGGTGACGACCGGCAACAACGGTCAGTTATCGAACGGTGGAACCGCGTCTCCCGGCAGTACCAGCGGCGGTACGATTCAAAACACGACGTATCAAGGTACGGATGGACAGCTCCAGCCGCTGAATACCACCACCCTGCTGGCCGCACTCCAGGCCAATCCCAACGCCGTGAGCGATGTCCTTAATGGGGCCAACGGCCTCACGCAGCAACTCGGGACGTACCTGACCGGTGTTACCGGGGCGCCAACGCTGCTTAATAGCGGCCCGGCCGGGAATATTCCAACGGTGTCGCTGCTGCAAAATTTCGAAAACAACAATACGAACACCATTCAGGATCTTCAACAGCAGATAAAACAGATCACCAGCAATGCCAACCAGCAGGCCAACAATCTGCGAAGCCAATTCGTTGCAAGCGAAACCTTGATCTCGGGGCTGCAATCCGAGCAGCAGCAGCTTGCGGCCGCTCTGGGCTTTACCGTATCCTCATCGAGCTCGTCGTCATAG
- a CDS encoding glycosyltransferase family 2 protein codes for MKYSIIIPVFNKAAFTRQCLDTLRPTLEGAGEGEIIVVDNASSDETQELLAGYPWIRMIRNEVNAGFAGANNQAARVARGEYLVLLNNDTKAFSGWLRAMLATAEDPNVGAVGARLIFPNDTIQHAGVVVAQSLLSRQSISPFHHNFMVPRDEPDVLIRRDFQIVTGACLLTPRLLYGELGGLDERYWNGYEDVDYCLKVRARGLRVVYEPDAVLYHYESQSGVQRFRKASWNTELLDERWRGKVAFDAGVTNLSRGLVRRVTREPRGGMIWNVFPIPATTVVVHGTEPIAGRAAFEGTLRASSVPIHRILWAFGDDVVDVARDAMELRGHRYIVFVHGGAALAPGWLDELSSQVEGSVDALAATYAPELPIGTNVAPIGVDARCTLLALHRLPQHVRLGRFPTLDGALADLSLRALDLELGTRGVSRPIAALGGPVRDSSFEAAYGFAVSDILRDDRGAIEQRLEHRKKPARGLISIVTLSWNALEFTKLALDSIQKYTSEPYEVVVVDNGSRPDAVAYLQSIEDPHVRVVYNERNLGYGLGNNVGMAHARGDYIVLLNNDVIVTEGWLDGLLDAFARIPGLGVSAPRSNRVAGSQVVGDASYADTDGIQRYARERHKRWHRSGYITERAIGLCLCIDRRVIDEVGGFDDRFGMGNFEDDDLCIRIRAAGYQIYVCDDVFIHHFGSRSFVANEVDYSKSMQENWTKFARKWGYAMPTPEHGYDPRSANMGGFVRERDYVALPAICLRTDAAGPRAVNAAMRFYCVVNDEGQWPPVAQFVRRFVRAFSAEDPVVLAIGATGPLVAQTIGGRIESLLNRLGIDPARAPHLEVSDEDGVDVWVGAFEEDHIVEAISIADPSPSGLRRLMREIRT; via the coding sequence GTTCGCCGGTGCAAATAACCAAGCGGCTCGCGTCGCGCGCGGTGAGTATCTCGTGCTGCTCAACAACGATACGAAGGCGTTTTCCGGCTGGTTGCGCGCGATGTTGGCTACGGCAGAGGATCCCAATGTCGGAGCGGTCGGCGCACGGCTCATTTTTCCGAACGACACGATTCAACACGCCGGCGTCGTGGTTGCGCAGAGCCTTCTGAGCCGCCAGAGTATTTCGCCGTTCCATCACAATTTTATGGTTCCGCGGGACGAGCCGGACGTTCTGATTCGGCGTGATTTCCAGATCGTGACCGGTGCGTGTTTGCTCACGCCCCGGCTGCTGTACGGCGAGCTTGGCGGTTTGGACGAACGTTACTGGAACGGGTACGAGGATGTCGATTACTGCCTGAAGGTCCGCGCTCGCGGCCTTCGTGTCGTGTACGAGCCGGATGCCGTGCTCTATCATTACGAATCGCAGTCGGGCGTCCAGCGCTTCCGCAAGGCTTCGTGGAATACGGAGCTTTTAGACGAGCGTTGGCGAGGAAAGGTCGCGTTCGATGCCGGCGTGACGAACCTGTCGCGTGGGCTCGTGCGGCGTGTTACCCGCGAGCCGCGTGGAGGGATGATCTGGAATGTGTTCCCGATTCCCGCTACCACGGTGGTCGTTCACGGAACTGAGCCCATCGCCGGTCGGGCCGCCTTCGAAGGTACGTTGCGAGCTTCGTCTGTGCCCATTCATCGGATCCTGTGGGCTTTCGGTGACGATGTCGTTGACGTTGCTCGCGATGCGATGGAATTGCGTGGACACCGCTACATCGTGTTCGTGCACGGAGGTGCCGCGCTCGCCCCCGGGTGGCTCGACGAGCTTTCGAGCCAGGTTGAAGGCAGCGTCGATGCGCTCGCGGCCACATATGCGCCGGAGTTACCCATCGGGACGAACGTCGCACCTATAGGGGTCGACGCGCGTTGTACGCTGCTGGCGTTGCACCGTTTACCGCAGCACGTGCGGCTAGGTCGCTTCCCGACGCTTGACGGCGCATTGGCCGACCTCTCGCTGCGTGCTCTCGATTTGGAGCTTGGCACCCGCGGCGTATCCCGGCCGATCGCCGCGCTCGGAGGCCCCGTCCGCGATAGCTCTTTCGAGGCGGCCTACGGGTTTGCCGTATCGGATATCCTGCGGGACGACCGCGGGGCCATAGAGCAGCGTCTCGAGCATCGAAAGAAACCGGCTCGCGGATTAATCTCGATCGTCACGTTAAGCTGGAATGCGCTGGAGTTTACGAAGTTGGCGCTCGACTCGATCCAAAAATACACCAGCGAGCCATACGAAGTCGTTGTCGTCGATAACGGCTCGCGGCCGGACGCCGTGGCCTATCTACAGTCGATCGAGGATCCGCACGTTCGCGTCGTCTACAACGAGCGTAATCTCGGCTACGGTCTCGGGAATAACGTCGGTATGGCGCACGCGCGCGGCGACTACATCGTCCTGCTCAACAATGACGTGATCGTCACCGAAGGTTGGCTCGACGGCTTGCTGGATGCCTTCGCGCGAATTCCGGGGTTGGGAGTCTCCGCCCCTCGCAGCAATCGCGTGGCCGGCTCGCAAGTCGTCGGCGATGCGTCCTACGCAGACACCGACGGCATTCAACGATACGCTCGCGAACGGCACAAGCGCTGGCATCGGAGCGGCTACATCACAGAACGCGCCATCGGCTTGTGCCTCTGTATCGACCGTCGAGTGATCGACGAAGTTGGTGGCTTCGACGACCGGTTCGGGATGGGCAATTTCGAGGATGACGACCTCTGCATTCGTATTCGAGCGGCCGGGTACCAGATTTACGTCTGTGACGACGTCTTTATCCATCACTTCGGGAGCCGCTCGTTTGTGGCGAACGAAGTGGATTATTCGAAAAGCATGCAGGAGAACTGGACGAAATTTGCGCGCAAATGGGGCTATGCGATGCCGACCCCGGAGCACGGATACGATCCGCGTTCTGCAAACATGGGGGGGTTCGTGCGCGAGCGCGACTACGTCGCGCTACCCGCAATCTGTCTAAGGACCGATGCCGCCGGACCGCGCGCCGTTAACGCTGCCATGCGCTTCTATTGTGTTGTGAATGACGAGGGTCAATGGCCTCCGGTTGCCCAGTTTGTGCGCCGGTTCGTACGGGCATTCTCTGCGGAGGATCCCGTCGTGCTGGCGATCGGCGCCACCGGTCCCTTGGTAGCGCAAACCATCGGTGGCCGGATCGAGTCCTTATTGAATCGCCTCGGTATCGATCCGGCCCGCGCGCCGCATCTCGAGGTGAGCGACGAGGACGGCGTCGATGTATGGGTCGGGGCCTTTGAGGAGGACCACATCGTTGAGGCTATCTCCATCGCGGACCCCAGCCCCAGCGGGCTCCGTAGGCTGATGAGGGAGATACGGACGTGA